Below is a genomic region from Anoxybacillus flavithermus.
CAAAATTTTTTCCGTCCATTCGTTCAACAAAGCGCGCGCAGGGGCACCGAGCGATCGTTTAATGACGACGGTGTCGCTTTCGGAGCGCTCGACAAGCATTTGTTTGTACACAGGATGGGCATGCATGCACTCTTTTGTCGCAATAAAGCGCGTGCCCATTTCAATGCCTTCCGCTCCAAGCGCGAGGGCAGCCATCAGCCCGCGCCCGTCGCCAATGCCACCTGACGCGATGACAGGAATCGATACGGAATCGACGACGCGCGGTACGAGGACGAACGTTCCGATATCGTGCTTGCCGAGATGTCCGCCTCCTTCTTGACCGACAACCATAACCGCGTCTGCGCCGAGTTCCTCTGCTTTTACCGCTTGGCGTACCGCCGCCACGAGCACAAGCTTTTTCACAGATACGCCTTTTAACTGTTCAAAAATAGGCGCAGGATTTCCGCCCGTCATCGAAATGACCGGCACGTTTTCTTCAATCGCTACTTCAAGCATGTGCGCAAACGGACGCCCGTGTTGTCCGATCGCAAAATTCACACCAAACGGTTTGTCCGTTTTTTCGCGCACTTTTTTAATTTCTTCCCGCAGCTCATCAGGTGTCTCAAGCGACATCGCCGTAATTTGCCCTAGTCCCCCGGCATTCGACACCGCCGCCGCTAAATCAGCATATGCTAAATACGCAAGCCCCCCTTGAATAATCGGATAACGAATGCCTAACAACTCCGTTACTCTCGTGTTCCAATTCATATGCTCTTCCCCCTTTATTTTTTACCATTCTCCATTCATAAAGAAAAGTCCTTCACAAACAATAAATGAAGAAATATGCAATACTTTTGATTTTTAAGCAAAAAAATCATCTTTGCAAACGTATAAAGAAGTGCTATAATTCACTTTGTTTTATGTAAATCCAAGTTAAAGAGGTGTACAGCGAAATTGTCACAGTATGAAACACCGTTATTTACCGGACTGTTAGAGCATATAAAGAAAAATCCGATTCAATTTCATATTCCTGGTCATAAAAAAGGAGCAGGCATGGACGAGCAGTTTCGCTCTTTTATTGGAGAAAATGCGTTAGCGATCGATTTAATTAATATCGGTCCGCTTGATGATTTACATCAGCCAAAAGGAATGATTAAACGCGCCCAAGAGCTTGCGGCGGAAGCGTTCGGGGCGGACTATACGTTTTTCTCTGTGCAAGGAACGAGCGGCGCGATTATGACGATGGTCATGTCTGTCGCAGGACCGGGCGATAAAATTATCGTTCCGCGCAACGTGCATAAATCCGTTATGTCTGCCATCGTCTTTTCGGGAGCGACACCGATTTTCGTCCATCCTGAAATTGATAAAGAGCTTGGCATTTCACACGGCATTACGCCAGAAGCGGTGGAAGCGGCGTTAAAGCAACATCCCGACGCCAAAGGGGTGCTCGTCATTAACCCGACGTATTTCGGCATTGCGGGCGACTTAAAGCGCATCGTTGATATTGCGCACGCATACGGCGTTCCTGTTCTTGTTGACGAGGCGCACGGTGTGCACATTCACTTTCATGAGGAGTTGCCGCTATCAGCGATGCAAGCAGGGGCAGATATGGCAGCGACGAGCGTGCATAAACTAGGCGGGTCGATGACGCAAAGCTCCATTTTAAACGTGAAAGAAGGACTTGTGTCACCGAAGCGCGTGCAAGCGATTTTAAGTATGTTAACGACGACATCGACGTCTTATTTGTTGCTTGCTTCGCTCGATGTGGCGCGCAAACGGCTTGCGACACAAGGACATGAGCTCGCCGAACAAGCGATTCGCCTGGCAAATGAAACGCGCAAGCAAATTAACGATATCGACTATTTATATTGCGTCGGAAAAGAAATTCTCGGTACAGAAGCAACGTTTGATTACGATCCGACAAAGCTCATTATTTCAGTCAAAGAGCTCGGACTTACTGGCTATGACGTGGAAAAATGGCTTCGTGAACGCTACAATATTGAAGTCGAATTGTCTGATTTATATAACATTTTATGCATTATTACACCGGGCGATACGGAGCAGGAAACGAGCGTATTAGTTGATGCGCTTCGTCATTTATCGAACGAATTTCGTCATCAAGCAGAAGTCGGCAAAAAGGCGGAAGTGATTTTACCAGATATTCCTGTTCTTGCGCTCACCCCGCGCGATGCGTTTTATGCAGAAACGGAAGTCGTGCCGTTTGATGAATCGGCAGGGCGCATTATCGCGGAGTTTGTGATGGTATATCCACCTGGCATCCCGATTTTTATTCCGGGCGAAATTATTACGGAAGAAAATTTAAATTACATTCGCAAAAATATCGAAGTCGGCTTGCCTGTTCAAGGTCCAGAAGACGATACGTTGCGAACGTTGCGCGTCATTAAAGAACATCAAAAATGAAAAAAGCGGAGCTCACGTAGAGTTCCGCTTTTTTCATTAATAAAAAGAGACCGGCTATGCCGATCCCTTCCCTCTATATATGTCTCCTCATCCCCCAAAAGCTCGTTCCGTTCGATATGTTATTCCTCGTCTTCACAATCGCATGTGCAACATTGACCGTACAATACCGTTACTTTTTCATCTTCAAAATGATCGATTGTCGCATTGCATGTTTGGCATACAATTGTACCCATCCCCGATAACCCCTTTTCCTTTGGAATGTTTGAAAACGTTTTACTGATTTCATAATAATATGTCACATTTATTTTGTCAACAGGAATTAGTATGACATATTTAAACAAAAAAAGAGACGTAATTCACGCCTCTTACTCGTATTGTTCAGCATAAGATGTCGTTGGTAAAATGTCTGAGAAAAATTCCGCTAAATCTTCAGCTTGTTCTTTCGTGTCAATGCGGAACGTACGTTGTAAATAGTCGTGGTCTTCGATGTCTTTCGGGTCGAGGAGAGCGGAGCGGCCTGTTTGCATACAGATGACAAGTGGTTTGCCAAAAAACATATTCGTATAAACGATGCCGAAATCGTAACGGACGTCTTTTGTCGTAAAGCCGACAAACCTCACTTTTACTTTTTCATGCTCATCATACAATTTTTCGAATACGTGCATATCATTCCCTCCTTCTTGTATATTAAACTTTATTATATCGTACCATTCATATTTTCGCAATTATTTGTTTTTTCATATATATCCATGATACAATGAAAGTGATTTCAACATGTTTGAGGTGAAAAAAATGGCTCATACAGCTACAATTGAACTTGTCCCTGCATCAACGTGGGATACGGTCACGTTAGAACAATGCAAACAACTGCTCGAACAATTTCGCGACATCGCGCGAAAAACGGGCGAACAGCTCGCTTGGGACTACGCGGAATCCGCTTTTCCGTATGACATCGTCATAGAAGAAGATCGTATTGTATTAGTTGGAAAAAATGACCGCTATCATATGATTGAATGTCGCGTGCATGAGCGTGCGGTCGAGTTTGTATTGCCAAAACAAGCGACGCATGGCGATAAAGGAAAAGCGAATGAACTATGTAAATTTTTCGCTAAACGAATGGCAGGGAAACTGCATTTATTTAACGGGCGAGTGATGTATTATTACAAACGATAATCCCAAAAAAGCTGACGACAAACGAAATAGACGGCAATCGTTAATAAGGTTGTCCAACATGCGCGCTTTTTCGTTAAACGAAACCGAAGCGCAAGCAAAAAAGCAACATACATAAACATGACAAACAACAATGCTTTAAAAATAAAATGATCGTGTGCCGATCTCCATTCAACGAGTGAAAATAAGCTCCAAATGAGTAATTGAAGTAAAAAGACGATATACATGTTCACACACCCCTTACAAACATCATATGATCGTAAGGAAAAAATCATGAAAAAAGAGGACGGCGAAGCCATCCTCTTTTATTTGTTAATAATATGAATTGGGCTGCCGAGCGCCACTTCAGCTGCTTCCATTGTAATTTCACCAAGCGTTGGATGCGCATGGATTGTCATCGCAATATCTTCAGCTGTCATGCCTGCTTCGATCGCCAAACCAAGCTCTGCGATCATATCCGATGCGTTTGGACCGACGATTTGCGCACCGATAATGACACCATCGTCTTTCGTTAAGACGAGTTTTAAGAAGCCGTCTGTTTCGTTTAACGCAAGGGCACGGCCGTTTGCACCGAACGGGAATTTTGCGGTAATGACGTCAATGCCTTCCTCGATCGCTTGTTTTTCAAAGTAACCGACAGACGCGCATTCAGGGTCAGAGAAGACGACAGCCGGAATCGCTAAGTAGTCAATTTCAGACGGATGACCAGCGATCGCTTCTGCAGCAATTTTTCCTTCGTATGATGCTTTATGCGCAAGCGGTGGACCTGCAACGACGTCACCAATCGCGTAAATGTTCGGTACGCTCGTGCGGCATTGTTTGTCGATTTCAATTAAGCCGCGTTCTGTCATTTTGATGCCAATTTGTTCAAGTCCCATTTCTTCTGTGTTCGGACGGCGACCAACAGTGACAAGCACGTATTCGGCATCAATTGTTTTCGTTTCGCCGTTTACTTCAAATGTGACCGTTACGCCGTCTTCACGCTCTTCGACACCTTTCGCAAGCGCGTTTGTAAAGACGTCTACTCCTTTTTTCTTTAAGCGACGACGAACAACAGCGCTCATTTGCTTTTCAAAGCCAGATAAAATTTCATCCGCACCTTCTAAAATCGTAATTTTCGTTCCGAAGTTTGCGTATGCTGTGCCTAATTCTGTACCGATGTAACCGCCGCCGATGACGACCATCGATTTTGGAATGTCAGGTAAGTTTAATGCGCCTGTCGAGTCAAGCACGCGCTTTGAAAATTTAAACGTTGGCAACTCGATTGGGCGAGAACCTGTTGCGATAATAGCGTTTTTAAATTTGTACGTTTGCGCGCTATTTTCTGTCATGACGCGAACGGTATTTTCGTCCACGAAATACGCTTCGCCGCGCACGATCTCGACTTTATTTCCTTTTAATAAGCCTTCGACGCCGCCCGTTAATTTTTTCACGACGCCAGCTTTCCATTCTTGCACTTTTGAAAAGTCAACTTTTACGTTTTCCGCAAAAATACCCATATCTTGTGAATGTGTTGCAATTTCGTAACGATGACCGGCAGAGATGAGCGCTTTTGATGGAATACATCCAACGTTTAAGCACACTCCACCAAGGTTTCCTTTTTCAACGATCGTTACTTTTTGGCCGAGTTGCGCCGCACGAATCGCTGCGACGTAACCGCCGGGACCTGCACCGACGACGAGAGTTTCTGTTTCAATTGCGAAATCGCCTACTACCATCGCATTACGCCTCCATTAATAATAATTCAGGATCGTTTAATAAACGTTTTATGTGATTTAACGCATTTTGTGCAGTTGCACCGTCGATCATGCGGTGGTCGAAGCTTAACGACAACGCTAAGACTGGAGCGATCACAATTTCACCATCGCGCACGATCGGTTTTTCTGAAATGCGGCCGATACCTAAAATCGCTACTTCTGGATGGTTAATGACTGGTGTAAACCATTGACCGCCTGCTGAACCGATGTTTGTAATTGTGCATGTTGCACCTTTCATTTCGTTTGGCATTAATTTGCCTTCGCGCGCTTTTGTTGCAAGCTCGTTAATTTCTTTGGCGATCGCAAAAATCGATTTGCGGTCGGCATGTTTCACAACCGGAACGAGCAAGCCTTTATCTGTGTCCGCTGCAATTCCGATGTTGTAGTAATGTTTATGAACGATTTCTTCTGTCGCATCATCGATGGATGTGTTGAGCGCTGGATATTCGCGAAGCGCAGACGTTAACGCTTTAACGACGTACGGTAAGAACGTTAACTTAATGCCTTTTTGCGCTGCTACATCTTTAAATTTCTTACGATGCGCAACAAGTTTTGTCACATCGACTTCGTCCATTAATGTAACGTGTGGTGCGGTATGTTTCGAGTTCACCATCGCTTTGGCGATCGCGCGACGAATGCCGCTCATTTTCTCGCGTGTTTCTGGGAACTCGCCTTCGAGCACAACTGGTTGAGCTGTTGGCGCTGCTTTTTGTTCTTGCGCTGGCGCAACTGTTTCCGCTTGTGGTGCTTTTGCTTCTGTTTGTGGTGCTGCACCGCCTGCTAAGTACGCATCGATATCTTGTTTTAACACGCGACCATTTTTGCCTGTTCCTTGCACGAGGCGAATGTCGACACCTTTTTCACGCGCATATTTGCGCACAGACGGCATCGCGATGACGCGTTTTTTCGGTTGCGCTTGAGCTGGTTGCTCTTGAGCTGGTTGCTCTTGTTTTACTTCTTCTTTCTTTTCTTCTACTTTTGGCTCATCGCCATGATCGCCTTTAAATTTTAAGTTTTCGTATCCTGGTGCATCAAATTTAATTAACGTTTGACCGACCGTCGCAACTGTTCCTTCGCTCACTAAAATTTCTAATACTTTCCCTTTAACTGGAGATGGAATTTCGACAACAGCTTTATCGTTTTGCACTTCGCAAAGTACGTCGTCTTCGTTTACTTCATCGCCCGGTTTCACAAACCATTTGACAATTTCACCTTCGTGAATTCCTTCACCGATATCCGGTAATTTAAATTCAAATGCCATGGATCTCAACCTCCTATTTCTTAAATGGGGAGGGGAACGCCCCCTCCATTAAAACGTCATCACTTTTTTCACCGTTTCAATAACATCTTTAAAGTTTGGCAACCAGACTGGTTCTGCTTGCGAGAACGGATATACTGTATCTGGTGCCGCAACGCGCAACACTGGCGCTTCAAGGCTAAGAATTGCACGTTCGTTAATTTCTGCTACAACGTTTGCGGCAATGCCTGCTTGCTTTTGCGCTTCTTGCACAACAACTGCACGACCTGTTTTTTCGACGGATGCGATAATCGTTTCAATGTCTAGCGGTTGAACGGTACGCAAATCCACAACCTCAACAGAGATGCCTTCTTTTTCAAGCTCTGCTGCTGCTTTTAACGACTCGTGTACCATCGCACCGTATGTGATGACAGATACGTCTGTTCCTTCGCGTTTAATGTCCGCTTTGCCGATCGGAATTGTATATTCGCCTTCTGGTACTTCTTGACGGAACGAACGGTACAATTTCATATGCTCTAAGAAAATGACAGGATCGTTGTCGCGAATCGCTGAAATGAGTA
It encodes:
- a CDS encoding dihydrolipoyl dehydrogenase; the protein is MVVGDFAIETETLVVGAGPGGYVAAIRAAQLGQKVTIVEKGNLGGVCLNVGCIPSKALISAGHRYEIATHSQDMGIFAENVKVDFSKVQEWKAGVVKKLTGGVEGLLKGNKVEIVRGEAYFVDENTVRVMTENSAQTYKFKNAIIATGSRPIELPTFKFSKRVLDSTGALNLPDIPKSMVVIGGGYIGTELGTAYANFGTKITILEGADEILSGFEKQMSAVVRRRLKKKGVDVFTNALAKGVEEREDGVTVTFEVNGETKTIDAEYVLVTVGRRPNTEEMGLEQIGIKMTERGLIEIDKQCRTSVPNIYAIGDVVAGPPLAHKASYEGKIAAEAIAGHPSEIDYLAIPAVVFSDPECASVGYFEKQAIEEGIDVITAKFPFGANGRALALNETDGFLKLVLTKDDGVIIGAQIVGPNASDMIAELGLAIEAGMTAEDIAMTIHAHPTLGEITMEAAEVALGSPIHIINK
- a CDS encoding arginine decarboxylase, yielding MSQYETPLFTGLLEHIKKNPIQFHIPGHKKGAGMDEQFRSFIGENALAIDLINIGPLDDLHQPKGMIKRAQELAAEAFGADYTFFSVQGTSGAIMTMVMSVAGPGDKIIVPRNVHKSVMSAIVFSGATPIFVHPEIDKELGISHGITPEAVEAALKQHPDAKGVLVINPTYFGIAGDLKRIVDIAHAYGVPVLVDEAHGVHIHFHEELPLSAMQAGADMAATSVHKLGGSMTQSSILNVKEGLVSPKRVQAILSMLTTTSTSYLLLASLDVARKRLATQGHELAEQAIRLANETRKQINDIDYLYCVGKEILGTEATFDYDPTKLIISVKELGLTGYDVEKWLRERYNIEVELSDLYNILCIITPGDTEQETSVLVDALRHLSNEFRHQAEVGKKAEVILPDIPVLALTPRDAFYAETEVVPFDESAGRIIAEFVMVYPPGIPIFIPGEIITEENLNYIRKNIEVGLPVQGPEDDTLRTLRVIKEHQK
- a CDS encoding branched-chain alpha-keto acid dehydrogenase subunit E2; the protein is MAFEFKLPDIGEGIHEGEIVKWFVKPGDEVNEDDVLCEVQNDKAVVEIPSPVKGKVLEILVSEGTVATVGQTLIKFDAPGYENLKFKGDHGDEPKVEEKKEEVKQEQPAQEQPAQAQPKKRVIAMPSVRKYAREKGVDIRLVQGTGKNGRVLKQDIDAYLAGGAAPQTEAKAPQAETVAPAQEQKAAPTAQPVVLEGEFPETREKMSGIRRAIAKAMVNSKHTAPHVTLMDEVDVTKLVAHRKKFKDVAAQKGIKLTFLPYVVKALTSALREYPALNTSIDDATEEIVHKHYYNIGIAADTDKGLLVPVVKHADRKSIFAIAKEINELATKAREGKLMPNEMKGATCTITNIGSAGGQWFTPVINHPEVAILGIGRISEKPIVRDGEIVIAPVLALSLSFDHRMIDGATAQNALNHIKRLLNDPELLLMEA
- a CDS encoding alpha-ketoacid dehydrogenase subunit beta codes for the protein MAQMTMIQAITDALRVEMRKDPNVLVFGEDVGVNGGVFRATEGLQAEFGEDRVFDTPLAESGIGGLAIGLALQGFRPVPEIQFFGFVYEVMDSISGQMARMRYRSGGRFHAPITVRSPFGGGVHTPELHADSLEGLVAQQPGLKVVIPSTPYDAKGLLISAIRDNDPVIFLEHMKLYRSFRQEVPEGEYTIPIGKADIKREGTDVSVITYGAMVHESLKAAAELEKEGISVEVVDLRTVQPLDIETIIASVEKTGRAVVVQEAQKQAGIAANVVAEINERAILSLEAPVLRVAAPDTVYPFSQAEPVWLPNFKDVIETVKKVMTF
- a CDS encoding GapA-binding peptide SR1P, translating into MGTIVCQTCNATIDHFEDEKVTVLYGQCCTCDCEDEE
- a CDS encoding 2-nitropropane dioxygenase yields the protein MNWNTRVTELLGIRYPIIQGGLAYLAYADLAAAVSNAGGLGQITAMSLETPDELREEIKKVREKTDKPFGVNFAIGQHGRPFAHMLEVAIEENVPVISMTGGNPAPIFEQLKGVSVKKLVLVAAVRQAVKAEELGADAVMVVGQEGGGHLGKHDIGTFVLVPRVVDSVSIPVIASGGIGDGRGLMAALALGAEGIEMGTRFIATKECMHAHPVYKQMLVERSESDTVVIKRSLGAPARALLNEWTEKILQFEQEGKGYEQLKEYISGQANKRFIYDGRTEEGFAWAGQVIGLIHDVPTVAELFARMINEAEQIRTRWAN